The following proteins are encoded in a genomic region of Debaryomyces hansenii CBS767 chromosome G complete sequence:
- a CDS encoding DEHA2G24750p (similar to uniprot|P50277 Saccharomyces cerevisiae YNR058W BIO3 7 8-diamino -pelargonic acid aminotransferase (DAPA)): MEEIDTEFDRKHIWHPYTSMVDPLPCYPVESASGVRIKTSNNKELIDGMSSWWCAIHGYNHPVLNQALCDQASRMSHVMFGGITHAPAVNLCKKLIKMTHPKLDCAFLADSGSVAVEVALKMALQYCHSKGQISKKKFLTIKNGYHGDTFGAMSVCDPVNSMHSLYTSYVPDNLFAEAPQLQFSDIWNESDIESFKILISENYHTIAAVILEPILQGAGGMKIYHPQYLKRVSELCDTYGVLLILDEIATGFGRTGKLFAYEHADICPDILCLGKAITGGYLTLSAVISTRDVADTISLGNTKCFMHGPTFMGNPLACHVANKNLEILEQGIWKLQVKNIERQLESELLPLKDMGYKQVKDVRVLGSIGVVELNFAIDMVASQRQFVDLGVWVRPFRRLIYIMPPYIISELDLSTLIRAVILVVENNFFKNSCLK, encoded by the coding sequence atggAGGAAATTGATACAGAATTCGATAGGAAGCATATATGGCATCCGTATACTTCAATGGTAGATCCATTACCATGCTATCCCGTTGAGTCAGCTAGTGGTGTACGTATCAAaacatcaaataataaggaaTTAATTGACGGGATGTCGTCTTGGTGGTGTGCAATTCATGGCTATAATCATCCTGTTTTAAACCAAGCCTTATGTGATCAAGCTTCTCGAATGTCGCACGTCATGTTTGGAGGAATTACCCATGCACCTGCTGTTAATCTTTGCAAGAAGCTCATAAAGATGACACACCCTAAATTAGATTGTGCCTTTTTAGCTGATTCGGGTTCGGTCGCTGTTGAAGTTGCGTTGAAAATGGCATTGCAGTATTGTCATTCAAAAGGTcagatttcaaaaaaaaagttcTTGACCATAAAGAATGGCTACCATGGAGATACGTTCGGTGCAATGTCTGTATGCGATCCTGTTAATTCAATGCATTCTCTATACACAAGCTATGTTCCAGATAACCTATTTGCTGAAGCACCCCAACTTCAATTCAGCGATATTTGGAATGAAAGCGATATAGAATcctttaaaatattaattctgGAAAACTATCATACTATTGCTGCTGTAATATTAGAACCAATACTTCAAGGGGCGGGAGGGATGAAAATATACCATCCTCAATACCTTAAGAGGGTAAGCGAATTATGTGATACTTATGGCGTTCTTTTAATTCTCGATGAAATTGCAACTGGATTTGGCAGAACTGGGAAATTATTTGCATATGAACATGCAGACATTTGTCCAGACATTCTTTGTTTAGGAAAAGCAATAACAGGAGGCTATTTGACTTTATCAGCTGTTATTTCCACAAGGGATGTAGCAGATACAATAAGTCTAGGAAATACTAAATGTTTTATGCATGGTCCTACATTTATGGGCAACCCTTTAGCTTGTCACGTTGCGAATaagaatttggaaattttggaaCAAGGTATTTGGAAACTTCAAGTCAAAAATATCGAAAGACAATTAGAATCTGAACTTCTACCTTTAAAAGATATGGGCTATAAACAAGTAAAGGACGTCAGAGTTTTAGGCAGCATTGGAGTTGTAGAACtcaattttgcaattgataTGGTTGCTTCTCAGAGGCAGTTTGTTGATTTAGGTGTGTGGGTTAGGCCGTTTCGTAGACTAATTTACATAATGCCACCATACATTATTTCAGAATTAGATTTGAGTACGCTTATAAGAGCAGTAATTTTAGTAGTTGAAaataactttttcaaaaatagttgtttgaaataa
- a CDS encoding DEHA2G24728p (similar to uniprot|P53049 Saccharomyces cerevisiae YGR281W YOR1 Plasma membrane transporter of the ATP-binding cassette) has protein sequence MSKGDNTNDYKNVDENLYPEGIDIQNRMFSFLFSRKIPPLPSKDERKIYPEHNTNWISKVFFWWLNPIMSVGYKRTLQPEDLFVLSKDMTVKDMTEKFTLQYQASCETHSKIDRYNGDYQENPIPPNYLCAQTLLLVFWKPFLLSCIFMTLSGVGSTLNPLLSRKLINFVENKTNGVESSNGKGIGYALGTAGIVCVCGILQNHSIQKAMIVGAKCKAILTKAIIDKSFKLSLKSKHRCPSGKITSIMGTDLARIDLAIGYIPVLISFPVTVIIAIVILIINIGVSALVGVALLVVFVVLLTFCTSKLIRIRRYANIYTDKRIRYIQEVLNNLRMIKFYSWELPYFDRIAGIRKLEMKAIFKMQAITNIVTAMAMSFTTISSMVAFLVLYALRKNNRSAASIFSSLSLFNVLAQQVYVLPLVLSTCADAYVACSRVHDYLCCEERSRSEQICYLDESKKIEMNEINAAIVMESASFNWKSFDKNDQEIIHDNSDDYSSREEGDKINSEKRRFNGLKDINLTIYKREFIVITGLIGSGKTSFLNALSGFMNRNSGTAAINGTLLFCGQPWIQNATLRDNIIFGSEYHSDRYERVIDACSLSSDINILSAGDKTEIGERGITLSGGQKARVNLARAVYADRDIILMDDVLSAVDAKVGIDIMNKCILGLLKDKTRILATHQLSLIGSADRIIFLNGDGTYDIGTFKELQNMNKGFIELMTHNSFNEEEDGKDDEIKIFHEIKDDIKNESFRESDGKLIGKEERAVNKLGVQIYKNYLKFGSGVIGILGWCAIYLANTIFATFSQLFTNVWLSFWVDLKFDKSSNFYIGLYVMFSILSVIFLIIELLSLVYLINTASLKLSLMSTKNVLHTTMSFLDTTPIGRILNRFSRDTEILDNEIGNQLRITSYSLSIIIGVIILCIIYLPWFAISLPPLAIIFTFMISYYQASSREVKRLESVQRSFVYSIFGEILSGMDTLKIYEVEGAFNQRLSKSIDKMNEAYFISITNQRWLGIHLTLISSIFALIITVLCVQSVFNINASSVGLLLSYILQITTQLVQLMRSVTRVENEMNSMERINEYAVNMAQEAPYQITETTPKSEWPSKGEIQFENVCMRYRDGLPYVLNNLNFKIRPNEKVGICGRTGAGKSSIMTCIYRLNEIQEGSICIDGTDISLLGLRELRSKLSIIPQDPVLFTGSIRRNLDPFNEVDDKLLLDALMKVGLINMSEMELMLSSYKFDSASKFHLNYTVEEDGINYSLGEKQLISFARALVRNSKILILDEATSSVDYETDAKIQSTIANDFKDCTILCIAHRLKTIIQYDRILVLDKGSVKEFDKPLELFKHNGIFREMCDKSKITESDFEK, from the coding sequence ATGAGTAAGGGCGATAATACGAATGATTATAAAAACGtggatgaaaatttatatcCTGAAGGAATAGACATCCAAAATCGAAtgttttctttcttgttttcAAGAAAGATTCCTCCTCTACCATCAAAAGATGAACGAAAAATCTACCCTGAACATAATACTAATTGGATTTCTAAAGTATTCTTTTGGTGGTTGAATCCTATTATGTCAGTTGGGTACAAAAGAACTTTACAGCCAGAAGATTTGTTTGTTTTATCTAAAGATATGACAGTTAAAGACATGACAGAAAAATTCACGTTACAATACCAAGCCAGTTGTGAAACgcattcaaaaattgatagaTACAACGGAGATTACCAGGAAAACCCAATACCGCCTAACTATCTTTGTGCCCAAACATTATTACTTGTTTTCTGGAAACcttttttattatcatGCATCTTCATGACTTTGTCAGGAGTTGGTTCAACCCTAAATCCATTACTTTCAAGGAAATTAATCAACTTCGTAGAAAATAAGACTAATGGAGTTGAATCATCAAATGGGAAAGGGATTGGGTACGCCTTAGGGACAGCCGGAATTGTATGTGTATGCGGTatacttcaaaatcataGTATACAAAAGGCGATGATAGTTGGTGCCAAATGTAAAGCTATATTAACTAAAGCcataattgataaatcttTTAAATTAAGTCTAAAATCCAAACATCGCTGTCCTTCGGGAAAAATTACATCAATTATGGGAACAGATTTAGCAAGAATTGATTTAGCGATAGGCTATATACCCGTATTGATATCTTTTCCAGTCACTGTTATTATAGCAATAGTTATACTTATCATAAATATTGGAGTCTCAGCACTTGTTGGTGTTGCTCTATTAGTAGTATTCGTGGTACTATTAACATTCTGCACTAGCAAATTGATAAGAATAAGGCGGTACGccaatatatatacagATAAAAGAATTCGTTACATTCAAGAAGTGTTGAATAATCTAAGAATGATTAAGTTTTACTCTTGGGAATTACCCTATTTCGATCGAATTGCTGGTATTCGTAAGCTAGAAATGAAGGCCATATTCAAAATGCAAGCAATAACCAATATTGTAACGGCAATGGCCATGTCGTTCACGACCATTTCGTCAATGGTAGCTTTCCTCGTGCTATATGCCCTTAGAAAAAATAATAGAAGTGCTGCAAGTATATTCTCATCACTTTCGTTGTTTAATGTTTTAGCACAACAGGTATATGTTCTTCCGTTAGTTCTTTCTACTTGCGCTGATGCTTATGTGGCTTGCAGCAGGGTTCACGATTATTTATGTTGTGAAGAGAGATCAAGATCAGAACAGATTTGTTATCTAGAcgaatcaaagaaaattgaaatgaACGAAATAAATGCCGCAATAGTCATGGAAAGTGCTTCATTCAATTGGaaatcatttgataaaaatgacCAAGAAATCATACATGATAACCTGGATGATTATTCTAGTAGAGAAGAAGGTGACAAAATCAATAGCGAAAAAAGGAGGTTCAATGGGTTAAAAGATATCAATCTAACTATTTACAAACGTGAATTCATTGTTATAACAGGATTAATAGGCTCAGGAAAAACATCATTCTTGAATGCACTTTCAGGTTTCATGAATCGCAATTCAGGAACTGCTGCAATAAATGGTACTTTACTATTCTGCGGCCAGCCTTGGATTCAGAATGCTACGTTACGagataatattattttcgGATCTGAATATCATTCCGATAGATATGAACGAGTAATAGATGCATGTTCCTTGTCTAgtgatataaatatcttATCTGCGGGTGATAAAACAGAAATTGGTGAGAGAGGAATAACCTTATCAGGTGGACAAAAGGCAAGAGTAAACTTGGCAAGAGCTGTATATGCAGATCGTGATATAATTCTAATGGATGATGTTTTAAGTGCAGTTGATGCGAAAGTTGGTATAGACATTATGAATAAATGCATTTTAGGGCTATTGAAAGAtaaaacaagaattttaGCAACACATCAGCTTTCACTTATTGGGTCTGCTGATcgaattatatttttgaatggGGATGGCACGTATGATATTGGTACATTTAAGGAGCTacaaaatatgaataaaggatttattgaattaatgaCTCACAATTCTTTTAATGAGGAAGAGGATGgaaaagatgatgaaatcaaaatctttcATGAAATAAAGGATgatattaagaatgaatCCTTTCGAGAATCAGATGGAAAATTAATAGGAAAAGAAGAGAGAGCTGTTAATAAGCTTGGTGTACaaatttacaaaaattatttgaagtttGGATCAGGAGTAATAGGGATTTTAGGTTGGTGTGCAATTTATCTTGCGAACACTATATTTGCAACATTTTCGCAATTATTCACTAATGTGTGGTTGTCCTTCTGGGTTGATCTCAAGTTCGATAAATCTTCCAATTTTTATATCGGTCTTTATGTTATGTTCTCCATCTTATCTgtgattttcttgattatcGAACTATTAAGTCTCGTCTATTTAATTAACACAGcttcattaaaattaagTTTAATGAGCACGAAAAATGTTCTACATACAACAATGTCATTTTTAGATACAACCCCCATTGGGCgaattttgaatagattTTCAAGAGACACAGAGATCttggataatgaaattggGAACCAATTAAGAATTACAAGCTATTCACTTTCCATTATCATCGGCGTTATAATATtatgtataatatatttaccATGGTTTGCAATTTCCCTTCCACCCTTGGCAATTATATTTACATTCATGATAAGCTATTATCAGGCGTCTTCAAGAGAAGTTAAACGATTGGAATCAGTACAGAGATCATTTGTGTATAGTATATTCGGAGAGATATTAAGTGGAATGGATACTTTGAAGATATATGAAGTTGAAGGCGCTTTCAACCAAAGGTTGAGCAAACTGATCGACAAAATGAATGAGGCGTATTTTATCAGTATTACTAACCAGAGATGGCTAGGCATACATTTAACgttgatttcttctatttTTGCGCTTATAATAACGGTTTTATGTGTACAATCTgtatttaatatcaatgCTTCCTCAGTAGGATTATTGCTATCATATATATTGCAAATCACTACACAACTAGTCCAATTAATGAGATCTGTTACAAGagttgaaaatgaaatgaattCTATGGAGAGAATAAATGAATATGCTGTTAATATGGCCCAAGAAGCACCATATCAAATAACAGAGACTACACCGAAGCTGGAATGGCCATCTAAAGGTGAAAtccaatttgaaaatgtttgTATGCGTTATCGGGACGGCCTACCATATgtattgaataatttaaacTTTAAAATACGACCAAATGAAAAGGTAGGGATATGTGGCAGAACTGGAGCAGGAAAGTCATCAATTATGACATGTATATATAGGTTAAATGAAATACAAGAAGGAAGTATTTGTATCGATGGCACAGATATTTCGTTACTTGGGCTTCGTGAATTGAGATCGAAATTGTCAATTATTCCACAAGACCCAGTACTCTTTACAGGTTCCATTAGGAGAAATCTAGATCCATTCAATGAAGTAGATGATAAGCTTTTATTGGATGCTTTGATGAAAGTAGGACTAATAAATATGTCTGAAATGGAACTTATGTTACTGAGCTACAAATTTGATTCAGCTAGCAAGtttcatttgaattatacTGTGGAAGAGGATGGCATTAATTATTCGCTCGGTGAAAAGCAGCTAATTTCATTTGCCAGGGCGTTGGTAAGAAATAGTAAAATCCTAATTTTGGATGAAGCTACATCATCTGTCGACTATGAAACAGATGCCAAAATCCAATCAACAATAGCTAACGACTTTAAGGATTGTACCATATTATGCATTGCTCACAGGTTAAAAACCATAATTCAATATGATAGAATTTTAGTTCTTGATAAAGGAAGTGTCAAGGAATTTGATAAACCTTTGGAACTATTTAAGCACAACGGGATTTTTAGAGAAATGTgtgataaatcaaaaattaccGAAagtgattttgaaaaataa
- a CDS encoding DEHA2G24772p (similar to uniprot|P53630 Saccharomyces cerevisiae YNR057C BIO4 Dethiobiotin synthetase), whose translation MCCIFRIVRCPSGNLYYSLSKMNGIFITGTDTDVGKTFISALLVKAWGSNYWKPIQTGLNSCQVDTDTVKYITGLSDSHFEPPHIELQEPLSPWRASISENTSISIDEFEIPRRFKQSNRPLVLEGAGGLFVPINETMITTDLIQKLDFPVILVARSGLGTINHTLLSIEHLRSRKIKILGIVLNGKLNPDNAAAIRHFAKDIPIILQVPELDLALTSIDSLLPLVPKLEFLYQVNM comes from the coding sequence ATGTGTTGCATATTTAGAATAGTAAGATGCCCATCTGGCAATTTATATTACAGcttatcaaaaatgaatGGTATTTTTATTACAGGAACTGACACAGATGTTGGCAAAACATTCATTTCTGCCTTATTGGTTAAAGCATGGGGTTCAAACTATTGGAAGCCTATTCAAACTGGACTAAACTCTTGTCAAGTTGATACAGACACAGTGAAGTATATTACAGGTTTATCAGATAGTCATTTTGAGCCACCACATATCGAATTACAAGAACCATTGTCACCATGGAGGGCATCCATTTCAGAAAATACGTCTATCTCTATAGAcgaatttgaaattccaaGAAGATTCAAGCAAAGTAATAGACCGCTAGTTTTAGAGGGTGCGGGTGGTTTATTTGTTCcaattaatgaaacaatGATAACTACAGACTTAATTCAAAAGTTAGATTTTCCTGTTATATTAGTTGCAAGAAGTGGATTAGGCACTATCAATCACACACTTTTGAGTATTGAACATTTGAGAAGcagaaaaatcaaaattttagGAATTGTATTAAATGGTAAACTAAATCCTGACAATGCCGCTGCAATAAGACATTTTGCCAAAGATATCCCAATCATCTTACAAGTTCCAGAATTGGATTTAGCTCTTACTCTGATAGACAGTTTGTTACCTTTGGTTCCAAAGTTAGAATTTTTATATCAGGTAAATATGTAA
- a CDS encoding DEHA2G24706p (similar to uniprot|P00812 Saccharomyces cerevisiae YPL111w CAR1 arginase) — MSVEYKYHPKKQATIVTAPFSGGQPKGGVELGPEYILKAGFQEQLQSLGWNVELENPLESTNYEKSKSDDKDEYGIKNTKIVSECCEKIHNSVKGIANNGRLPITVGGDHSIGTATVSAMLAHNPDTCILWVDAHADINTPKTTDSGNLHGCPLSFVMGLDSDSYPEEFSWVPQLLKANKIAYIGLRDVDDGEKRILKENNIAAFSMYHIDKYGIGQVVDMALNKINPDRDCPIHLSYDVDAIDPSFVPATGTRVEGGLTLREGLFVAEAVAETGLLSSLDIVETNPLLGENDNHVLDTVSAACAIGRCALGQTLL; from the exons ATGTCAG TCGAATACAAATATCATCCAAAGAAACAAGCCACTATCGTGACGGCACCATTTTCAGGTGGACAACCAAAAGGTGGTGTGGAGTTAGGAccagaatatattttaaaggCGGGATTTCAAGAACAGCTTCAGTCGTTAGGGTGGAATGTTGAATTAGAGAACCCACTAGAAAGCACGAACTACGAGAAGAGTAAAAGCGATGATAAGGACGAGTATGGGATTAAGAACACCAAGATTGTAAGCGAGTGTTgtgaaaaaattcacaACTCAGTCAAGGGTATTGCAAATAACGGCAGATTGCCTATAACTGTTGGTGGAGATCATTCTATTGGTACAGCTACTGTGAGTGCCATGTTGGCACACAATCCAGATACATGCATATTATGGGTGGATGCACATGCTGATATAAACACGCCTAAGACAACAGATCTGGGTAACTTGCATGGCTGCCCATTGTCGTTTGTCATGGGATTGGACAGTGATTCATATCCTGAAGAATTCAGCTGGGTGCCCCAGTTGTTGAAGGCTAATAAGATTGCGTACATAGGCTTGAGAGATGTGGATGATGGAGAAAAACgtatattgaaagaaaataatatagCAGCATTCTCTATGTATCATATCGACAAATATGGTATTGGCCAAGTTGTTGATATGGCGTTGAACAAAATCAATCCAGATAGAGACTGTCCTATTCATTTATCATATGATGTTGATGCGATTGATCCATCGTTTGTACCTGCAACTGGTACTAGAGTAGAAGGTGGTTTGACATTAAGAGAAGGTTTATTTGTGGCCGAGGCAGTTGCGGAAACTGGATTATTGTCTTCCTTGGATATTGTTGAAACAAATCCTTTATTGGGTGAAAACGATAATCATGTATTAGATACTGTCAGTGCTGCTTGTGCAATTGGAAGGTGTGCTTTAGGTCAAACTTTATTATAA
- a CDS encoding DEHA2G24684p (similar to CA1025|IPF10184 Candida albicans) → MKFGKTLLSHQIPEWSIYYMNYKHLKKIIKSIDASSDYEDDKVADLVSNTISEFFFELDRNIEKVDEFYNNKYKEYERRLSKIVSVLGFNDNKITRQIESNDELDEIISILLELRTIYRNLKWFGELNHKGFVKILKKLDKKLLYLQKSYNNRLASGENPIQLPNYNKESYLSTRVNALPFANKGELLGGLDTINNILNELGEIQISNDNSTDQLDFLKIGNRRYSLDQEFLKQFDKVIENDDGENIGTELSKITPNKLNSRFLISLLSKACLSDSLSCIDYLINYLIEFNKSQSLPVINSLFDQYDISGRNFFHQFIVSLGKSQVTNEKKENSILPGESSKLKRLYGNKGGPDGVQLNPIRTDGIQYIMSKIDSKDFEFKKLIIAKDNYSRTPLHYSAQYGLKDITQILLNYLSKWDLIDKKIPIDDLHYWGDQEGLTPIHLSIIGKHPKTTDNLIIYSATQELTCPNLLLLAVRLNCLEISQNLIRKSKINVDYTDLQHNNETALYIAAKLNYADIVEFLLQEDADTEINEILFGWTPVFIAASEGFKNIVSLLIDYGCKIDTVDYSGWFPMEHASLRGHLNVADLLKPENDQLLLHDIYNPSNNLERFSNSSLKSPSTIYSNNSRDELTLSASSIDKLPEPNKVTVNEVYKQLKHLDSNSSTNGTVSPRSRSPTNKKKFKPIKSFGHRYLNSGESLLLITLGTTDLRDGNAPIELNNISMAKSFFTELDTALSLCITCRNRKDSSNELIEPPMIIDLPLEEHHGSATDPLTFKLTDNLNPEDVIVTFDIVPTYQYPNNRDLNGINPNKKNQKVLGRAMALLNEVYTNVGPNLRSLNNKITVPIFESTTLDLLGKIRFEYLCVKPFSHPSMNITRSDTYWKQLVSTRVIGHRGLGKNVSNRNSLQLGENTVESFIAAASLGASYVEFDVQLTKDFTAVIYHDFTVAESGADIPMHALTAEQFLSLSEADDHHIKNEKNKKSVKVDSKQAQYSLDDEILGKVNRPRSMSTYPSAPNFNKIHTHDDPDEVDDQIDKEFKDQISRRMKLTKTWKDKGFKGNARGLSIASNFVTLKELFKKLPKNVGFNIELKYPMLDEAESESMGEIAFDMNFYVDTILKVVFDENTNNRDILFSSFHPDICLLLSLKQPTMPILYLTEAGTQSMADIRASSLQNAIRFAKKWNLLGIVSAAKTLVKTPRLAQIVKSSGLVCVTYGVENNSPEYAKIQMKAGVDAVIADSVLAVREGLRKDQENLKEIEESSESA, encoded by the coding sequence atgaagtttGGTAAAACATTATTAAGTCATCAAATACCGGAATGgtctatatattatatgaaCTATAagcatttgaagaaaataatcaaaagTATTGATGCGTCTTCCGActatgaagatgataaagTTGCAGACCTAGTTTCAAACACAATTTctgaattcttcttcgagTTAGATCggaatattgaaaaggtCGATGAGTTTtataacaataaatataaggAATATGAACGTCGTTTATCGAAGATTGTGTCTGTTTTAGGTTTCAATGATAACAAAATAACTCGCCAAATTGAATCTAATGACGAATTGGACGagattatttctattttacTCGAGTTAAGGACCATTTATCGTAATTTGAAGTGGTTTGGTGAATTGAATCACAAGGGTTTTGttaaaattttgaagaaattagataagaaattattgtatttgCAGAAATCTTACAATAATCGCTTAGCATCTGGAGAAAACCCAATCCAGTTACCAAACTATAATAAAGAGAGTTATCTATCCACCAGAGTTAACGCTTTGCCATTTGCGAATAAAGGTGAATTATTAGGCGGGTTAGACACGATTAATAATATCCTAAACGAGTTGGGggaaattcaaataagtAACGATAATCTGACTGATCAGCTTGACTTTTTGAAAATCGGAAATAGGCGCTATTCTCTTGACCAGGAATTTTTAAAACAATTTGATAAagtaattgaaaatgatgatggtGAAAATATCGGTACTGAATTGAGCAAAATTACTCCAAACAAGTTGAATCTGAGATTTTTAATTTCGTTATTGAGTAAAGCATGTTTGAGTGATTCACTCAGTtgtattgattatttgataaactatttgattgaatttaaCAAAAGCCAAAGTTTACCTGttattaattcattatttgatcaGTATGATATCAGCGGCCGCAATTTCTTTCATCAATTCATTGTTAGTTTGGGCAAATCTCAAGTTACGAATGAAAAGAAGGAGAACCTGATTCTTCCTGGTGAGTCTTCTAAATTAAAACGACTCTATGGTAACAAAGGTGGTCCTGATGGTGTTCAGCTTAATCCTATTAGAACCGATGGTATTCAGTATATTATGAGtaaaattgattctaaggattttgaattcaaaaagttGATTATTGCCAAGGACAACTATTCAAGAACGCCTTTGCATTATTCCGCTCAATATGGCTTAAAGGATATTACTCAaatattgttgaattatttaagtAAGTGGGACttgattgataaaaaaatccctattgatgatttacATTATTGGGGAGACCAAGAAGGGTTAACCCCCATtcatttatcaattatcGGCAAGCATCCTAAAACCACggataatttaattatcTACAGTGCGACCCAAGAATTAACCTGCCCCAATCTATTATTACTAGCTGTGAGATTGAACTGTCTTGAGATTTCACAGAATTTAATCAGAAAGAGTAAAATCAATGTTGATTATACTGATTTACAACACAATAATGAGACTGCGTTGTATATTGCtgcaaaattgaattatgctgatattgttgaatttttattacaAGAAGATGCTGATACTGAAATAAACGAGATTCTCTTTGGGTGGACACCAGTTTTTATTGCAGCATCAGAGGgttttaaaaatattgttaGTCTTTTGATTGACTATGGATGTAAAATTGATACGGTGGATTACTCAGGGTGGTTCCCAATGGAACATGCAAGTTTAAGAGGCCATCTAAACGTTGcagatttattgaaaccaGAAAATGATCAGTTATTACTACATGATATCTATAATCcttctaataatttggaGAGATTTTCGAATAGTTCGTTGAAGAGTCCATCCActatatattcaaataactCAAGGGATGAGTTGACGTTATCTGCAAGTAGCATTGATAAGCTACCAGAGCCAAATAAGGTCACGGTAAATGAAGTCTATAAACAATTGAAGCACTTAGATTCAAATAGCTCTACTAATGGAACAGTAAGTCCAAGGTCCAGGTCACCGACgaataaaaagaaatttaaACCAATTAAGTCTTTTGGCCACCGTTATTTAAATTCTGGTGAATCATTACTTTTGATTACTTTAGGCACAACTGATTTAAGAGATGGTAATGCACCTATTGagttaaataatatttctatgGCCAAGAGCTTTTTCACGGAATTAGATACGGCATTATCATTATGCATTACCTGTCGTAATAGAAAAGATTCTTCAAACGAATTAATCGAACCACCAATGATTATTGATTTACCTTTGGAAGAACACCATGGAAGCGCGACAGATCCGTTGACTTTTAAATTGACGGACAATTTAAATCCAGAAGATGTCATAGTCACATTTGATATTGTTCCAACTTATCAGTATCCAAACAATAGAGATTTAAATGGTATTAATCCGAAcaaaaagaatcaaaaagttTTAGGCAGGGCAATGGCTCTTTTGAATGAAGTGTATACCAATGTGGGACCAAACCTAAGGTCTttgaacaataaaattaCTGTGCCGATCTTCGAATCTACTACTTTAGATTTACTAGGTAAGATaagatttgaatatttatgcGTCAAACCTTTTTCTCACCCTTCAATGAACATTACTAGAAGTGATACTTATTGGAAGCAATTAGTTTCGACAAGAGTTATTGGCCATCGTGGTTTAGGAAAAAATGTCAGTAACAGAAATTCGTTACAATTGGGTGAAAATACAGTGGAATCTTTTATTGCCGCAGCTTCGTTGGGTGCATCTTATGTTGAATTCGATGTACAATTAACAAAAGATTTTACAGCTGTGATTTATCATGATTTTACAGTAGCTGAATCAGGAGCTGATATCCCGATGCATGCCTTAACAGCTGAACAATTTTTGAGTTTGAGTGAAGCTGATGATCATCATATCAAGAATGAGAAGAATAAGAAATCTGTGAAGGTTGATTCCAAACAAGCCCAGTACTCGttggatgatgaaattttagGAAAGGTTAACCGTCCAAGGTCAATGTCAACATACCCATCAGCTCCtaacttcaataaaatacataCCCATGATGATCCAGATGAGGTCGACGATCAAATAGATAAAGAGTTCAAAGATCAAATAAGTAgaagaatgaaattaacTAAGACGTGGAAAGATAAAGGATTTAAAGGCAATGCTCGTGGATTATCAATTGCTTCTAACTTTGTTACATTAAAggaattatttaaaaagtTACCTAAAAATGTAggtttcaatattgaaCTAAAGTATCCTATGTTGGATGAGGCTGAAAGTGAAAGTATGGGTGAAATCGCCTTTGATATGAATTTTTACGTTGACACTATCTTGAAAGTTGTTTTTGACGAGAATACAAACAATAGagatatattattttcttcattccATCCAGATATTTGTTTGCTATTATCATTGAAGCAGCCTACTATGccaattttatatttgacaGAGGCTGGCACACAATCAATGGCGGATATTAGGGCCTCATCTTTACAAAATGCTATTAGGTTTGCTAAAAAATGGAACTTATTAGGAATTGTTAGTGCTGCGAAAACTTTAGTTAAGACCCCAAGATTGGCTCAAATTGTTAAGTCTTCAGGATTAGTTTGTGTTACTTATGGGGTTGAAAACAATTCACCTGAATATGCTAAAATTCAGATGAAAGCTGGTGTTGACGCAGTTATTGCCGATAGTGTGTTAGCTGTTAGGGAAGGCTTAAGAAAGgatcaagaaaatttgaaagaaattgaagaatctcTGGAAAGCGCTTAA